A stretch of the Pedobacter sp. MC2016-14 genome encodes the following:
- a CDS encoding DeoR/GlpR family DNA-binding transcription regulator, which translates to MLKKERHDIIMRQINLHNRVLSSDLVELLNVSEDTIRRDLQELSDLNQLSKVHGGALSKSYQSSFDDTDIYAREAKISIAKKATSLIKDGMVIVTGGGTSIIELVKQLPENLQATFFTISPFVAIELAKYPKMEVILIGGKFSKNSQITYGGHVINQLSEINADLCLLGTSAIHPKDGLTDTDWEINQIKKTMLSTSRKTAILCIAEKLNISLKLKVASLTNIHYLVTELDPNCEDLDPYRVKDLQII; encoded by the coding sequence ATGTTAAAGAAGGAAAGACATGACATCATCATGCGACAGATCAATTTGCACAACCGTGTACTATCTTCAGATCTGGTAGAGCTACTTAATGTATCTGAAGATACCATTAGAAGGGACCTTCAGGAATTATCTGATCTTAACCAACTATCTAAAGTTCATGGTGGTGCTTTATCTAAATCCTATCAATCCTCCTTTGATGATACCGATATTTATGCTCGTGAGGCCAAAATCAGCATTGCGAAAAAAGCGACAAGCTTAATAAAAGACGGAATGGTTATAGTAACAGGAGGTGGAACTTCAATTATAGAACTGGTTAAGCAGTTACCTGAAAATTTACAGGCCACCTTTTTTACCATCAGCCCCTTTGTAGCCATAGAACTGGCAAAATATCCAAAAATGGAGGTTATTTTAATTGGTGGTAAGTTCTCTAAAAACTCTCAAATCACATACGGCGGTCATGTAATTAATCAGCTCTCAGAAATTAACGCCGATCTTTGTTTGCTAGGAACGAGTGCGATACACCCTAAAGACGGGCTTACAGATACGGATTGGGAAATTAACCAAATAAAGAAAACGATGTTAAGTACCTCAAGGAAAACTGCCATTTTATGTATCGCAGAAAAGCTAAACATATCCCTCAAACTTAAAGTGGCCTCTTTAACCAATATCCACTACCTGGTTACTGAACTTGACCCTAATTGTGAAGACCTGGACCCTTATAGGGTAAAGGACTTGCAGATCATATAA
- a CDS encoding phage holin family protein: MKFIIEILLMGLVLLLGAYLVPGVSVNGYGTAIIAAIMIALVNATIGFILRILTLPINILTLGLVSFIITVLMILLVSNLMSGFDVRGFWSAALLAIVVAILKAIFGSIAGLERR, translated from the coding sequence ATGAAATTTATCATTGAGATTTTATTAATGGGTCTTGTTTTATTACTAGGCGCCTATTTAGTGCCAGGGGTATCCGTTAATGGCTACGGTACAGCAATTATTGCCGCAATTATGATTGCTTTGGTTAATGCAACAATAGGATTTATATTGAGAATACTAACCTTGCCCATCAACATTCTTACGCTTGGGTTAGTCTCCTTCATTATTACCGTTTTAATGATTTTACTGGTATCGAACCTAATGTCCGGATTTGATGTGCGAGGATTCTGGTCCGCAGCTTTATTGGCAATAGTAGTTGCAATTCTTAAAGCGATTTTCGGCTCAATAGCTGGATTGGAAAGAAGATAA
- a CDS encoding acyl-CoA dehydrogenase, translating to MLFQLNEEQLMIQQAARDFAQHELKPGVIERDEHQKFPAEQVKKLGELGFLGMMVSEKYNGSGLDALSYVLVMEELSKIDASASVVVSVNNSLVCYGLEAYGSDYQKEKYLKPLASGQQIGAFCLSEPEAGSDATSQQTTAEDKGDYYLLNGTKNWITNGGTASTYLVIAQTDRALKHRGINAFIVEKGMEGFTVGPKENKMGIRGSDTHSLMFNDVKVPKENRIGEDGFGFKFAMKTLEGGRIGIAAQALGIAAGAYELALDYSKQRKSFGKPISDHQAIAFKLADMATKIEAARMLVYKAAWLKDQGLSYTLAGSMAKLYASKVAMEVTVEAVQVHGGYGFVKEYHVERLMRDAKITQIYEGTSEIQQLVISREILK from the coding sequence ATGCTATTTCAACTCAACGAAGAACAACTGATGATCCAGCAGGCTGCGCGGGATTTTGCGCAGCATGAACTGAAGCCTGGAGTTATTGAGCGAGATGAACATCAGAAATTTCCTGCAGAACAAGTAAAAAAGCTGGGTGAACTTGGCTTTTTAGGAATGATGGTGTCCGAAAAATACAATGGGAGTGGTCTGGATGCGCTTTCATATGTTCTGGTAATGGAAGAATTGTCTAAAATTGACGCATCTGCCTCTGTTGTGGTATCAGTTAACAACTCCTTAGTTTGTTACGGCTTAGAAGCATATGGTTCAGATTATCAAAAAGAAAAATATTTAAAGCCTTTAGCTTCCGGTCAGCAAATCGGTGCTTTCTGTTTGTCAGAGCCAGAAGCGGGTTCCGATGCCACCTCTCAGCAAACTACTGCAGAAGATAAAGGAGATTACTACTTGCTTAACGGCACTAAAAACTGGATTACCAATGGTGGTACTGCCAGCACTTATCTTGTTATCGCGCAAACAGACCGTGCTTTAAAGCATCGGGGAATCAATGCCTTTATTGTAGAAAAGGGAATGGAGGGATTTACAGTTGGCCCTAAAGAAAATAAAATGGGAATCCGTGGTTCCGATACACATTCGCTAATGTTTAATGATGTTAAAGTGCCTAAAGAGAACCGTATCGGTGAAGATGGTTTTGGATTTAAGTTTGCTATGAAGACTTTAGAGGGAGGTCGTATTGGTATTGCGGCTCAGGCTTTAGGTATAGCTGCAGGCGCCTATGAGTTGGCGCTTGACTACTCAAAGCAGCGTAAGTCATTTGGTAAGCCTATTTCCGATCATCAGGCTATAGCCTTTAAATTGGCAGATATGGCAACTAAAATTGAAGCTGCGCGAATGCTGGTGTATAAAGCAGCTTGGTTAAAGGATCAAGGATTGTCCTATACTTTAGCTGGTTCAATGGCTAAACTGTATGCCTCTAAAGTTGCAATGGAAGTAACTGTTGAGGCTGTTCAAGTACATGGTGGATATGGTTTTGTAAAAGAATACCATGTAGAACGATTGATGCGGGACGCTAAGATTACTCAAATTTATGAGGGTACTTCAGAAATTCAGCAGTTGGTTATTTCCAGAGAAATTTTAAAATAG
- the panC gene encoding pantoate--beta-alanine ligase, which yields MKIINTIAALKSVLQPIKSTVHKIALVPTMGALHSGHVSLIQKAKQLADVVVCSIFVNPTQFTDPKDLEKYPRPLEHDIKMLEEAGCDYVFMPSVKEMYPQPESWHIDLGPAEFLLEGEFRKGHYQGVTQIVKKLFDAANPDIAFFGQKDFQQVLMIQNMVAHFQMPVEIVSCPIIREDDGLAMSSRNIHLSPSDRQNALVLSQALNYVKDNFESQTIPQLVLKAKQIINSVPGVELDYFTIADTKTLLPEDKKMAQNSIALVAAKVGETRLIDNVILN from the coding sequence TTGAAAATTATCAATACAATTGCAGCACTTAAGTCAGTGCTTCAGCCAATAAAATCTACCGTTCATAAAATTGCATTGGTTCCTACTATGGGCGCTTTGCATAGTGGACATGTATCTCTAATCCAGAAGGCTAAACAGTTGGCGGATGTAGTGGTTTGCAGCATCTTTGTTAATCCTACTCAGTTTACAGACCCTAAGGATCTTGAAAAATACCCAAGGCCCCTGGAGCATGATATAAAAATGCTGGAAGAAGCAGGTTGCGATTATGTGTTTATGCCTTCGGTAAAAGAGATGTACCCGCAGCCAGAAAGCTGGCATATTGATTTGGGACCTGCAGAATTTTTATTGGAAGGCGAGTTTAGAAAAGGTCACTATCAGGGTGTAACCCAAATTGTTAAAAAACTTTTTGATGCAGCCAATCCTGATATAGCGTTTTTTGGTCAGAAAGATTTTCAGCAAGTATTAATGATTCAAAATATGGTTGCTCATTTCCAGATGCCTGTAGAAATTGTGTCTTGTCCTATTATAAGAGAAGATGATGGTCTGGCAATGAGTTCCAGAAATATTCATCTTTCCCCTTCCGACAGGCAGAATGCCCTGGTGCTTAGTCAGGCATTAAATTATGTAAAGGATAACTTTGAGTCGCAAACTATTCCCCAACTGGTACTAAAGGCAAAGCAGATCATCAATAGTGTACCAGGAGTAGAGCTTGATTATTTTACCATAGCAGATACGAAGACGCTTCTGCCTGAAGATAAAAAGATGGCCCAAAATAGCATTGCGCTTGTCGCTGCAAAAGTTGGAGAAACACGCCTTATAGATAACGTAATTCTCAACTAA
- a CDS encoding glycogen/starch synthase: MAKTKLLIVTHEMSPFLELTKISEITRQLPQAMQEKGFEIRILMPRFGNINERRNRLHEVIRLSGMNIIIDDNDNPLIIKVASIPAARMQVYFLDNEDYFQRKYVFRDKESKFYDDNDERMIFFCKGALETVKKLGWAPDIVHCHGWMTALIPAYIKTTYKNDPTFKNSKVMYSIYDNCFTETLNVDLHKKAIMPGMTAEHTKIFEKADCNALHMGAVTYSDAIALAGEHIDDAMLKFVKDSNKPTLAYNLTENFENFYSMYEEISNEELVSIA; the protein is encoded by the coding sequence ATGGCAAAAACGAAGCTACTGATTGTTACACACGAGATGTCGCCTTTCCTTGAGCTCACTAAAATTTCAGAAATTACCCGCCAATTGCCTCAGGCCATGCAGGAAAAAGGATTTGAAATCCGCATTCTGATGCCTAGGTTCGGAAACATTAACGAAAGAAGGAACAGGCTGCACGAAGTTATTCGTTTATCCGGAATGAACATCATCATTGATGATAATGACAACCCCTTAATTATCAAGGTTGCCTCTATTCCTGCCGCTCGCATGCAAGTTTATTTTTTGGATAATGAAGATTATTTTCAACGTAAGTATGTTTTCAGAGACAAAGAAAGCAAGTTTTACGATGACAATGATGAAAGAATGATTTTCTTTTGTAAAGGTGCGCTGGAAACGGTAAAAAAACTTGGCTGGGCCCCTGATATTGTGCATTGCCATGGCTGGATGACTGCGCTGATCCCTGCATATATTAAAACTACCTACAAAAACGATCCTACGTTTAAGAATTCTAAAGTAATGTACTCTATTTATGACAACTGCTTTACCGAAACTTTAAACGTTGATTTACATAAAAAAGCGATTATGCCTGGCATGACCGCAGAGCACACCAAAATATTTGAAAAGGCAGACTGTAACGCATTGCATATGGGTGCTGTTACGTATTCAGATGCTATTGCTTTGGCTGGTGAACATATTGATGACGCTATGTTAAAATTTGTTAAAGATTCTAATAAGCCAACTTTAGCTTATAATTTAACCGAAAATTTTGAGAACTTCTACAGCATGTACGAAGAAATCTCAAATGAAGAATTGGTTTCAATAGCATAA
- a CDS encoding transposase, translated as MIMINEKPNKGKGGRKNTYSDSFKVQVALDYLNGNYSYAQVAKKYGLKENNVWWFVSWYRKNHEIVMHEEPEKPENSSPGSEDIKTLEKKLALAEMKIAALEKVIAIANEDYRTDLKKKLLPGDR; from the coding sequence ATGATTATGATAAATGAGAAGCCTAACAAAGGTAAGGGTGGGAGAAAAAACACCTATTCAGACAGTTTCAAAGTTCAGGTAGCCCTGGATTATTTAAATGGAAACTATAGCTACGCCCAGGTTGCAAAAAAATACGGTTTAAAAGAGAATAATGTTTGGTGGTTTGTATCTTGGTACAGAAAAAACCACGAAATTGTTATGCATGAGGAACCAGAAAAACCAGAAAATTCCTCTCCCGGCTCGGAAGACATCAAAACATTGGAGAAAAAGCTAGCTCTGGCTGAGATGAAAATTGCAGCCCTTGAGAAGGTCATCGCCATTGCCAATGAAGATTACCGGACAGATCTTAAAAAAAAGTTGCTACCAGGTGATCGCTGA
- a CDS encoding IS3 family transposase, which yields MKITGQILKKSCYQVIAELRGTRKYYSLDNLCATFGYTRQAWYNHLKRSELRVFQDHIVLQRIREIRKDLPKTGCIKLYKELNNGFLQALGITMGRDAVFALVRENGMLVKSKKRHVSTTNSFHRYRIHPDLVQRKAAQQAEEIWVSDITYITTVTGFTYLSLITDAYSRKIVGYYLSRDLKAAGCIKALNQAVTARIYPEKALIHHSDRGTQYCCDDYVSLLRKKTIQISMTQTGSPYDNAIAERVNGILKAEFDLYKTFKSHSQASEAVNSAVYKYNNLRLHASCQYQTPEITHSKEKINLNPLNQSYVNKYQKENIVL from the coding sequence ATGAAGATTACCGGACAGATCTTAAAAAAAAGTTGCTACCAGGTGATCGCTGAACTTAGAGGGACGCGCAAATATTACAGTTTAGATAATCTTTGCGCAACATTTGGTTATACCAGGCAGGCCTGGTATAACCATCTAAAAAGATCTGAACTTCGGGTTTTTCAGGATCATATTGTGCTTCAAAGGATAAGGGAGATCAGAAAGGATCTGCCTAAAACCGGATGTATTAAGCTTTACAAGGAACTCAACAATGGCTTTCTACAGGCTTTGGGAATAACTATGGGCAGGGATGCTGTATTTGCTCTTGTGCGTGAGAATGGCATGTTGGTGAAGTCTAAGAAAAGACATGTGTCAACAACAAATTCATTTCATCGCTACAGGATACATCCTGATCTGGTGCAAAGAAAGGCCGCCCAGCAGGCAGAAGAAATATGGGTAAGTGATATTACCTATATCACTACGGTAACCGGATTCACCTATTTGTCCTTAATAACAGATGCGTATTCCAGGAAAATAGTAGGATACTATTTATCTAGGGACCTGAAAGCAGCAGGATGCATAAAGGCACTTAATCAGGCGGTAACAGCCAGGATATACCCTGAAAAAGCATTGATCCATCATTCTGACAGAGGTACACAGTACTGCTGTGATGATTATGTTTCGTTGCTCAGGAAAAAGACAATCCAGATCAGTATGACACAAACGGGAAGTCCTTATGATAATGCTATTGCTGAGCGCGTCAATGGAATACTCAAAGCTGAATTTGATCTTTATAAAACCTTTAAATCTCATAGCCAGGCAAGCGAAGCGGTAAACAGTGCAGTTTATAAATATAACAACTTGAGACTGCATGCCAGTTGCCAATATCAAACCCCTGAAATTACACACAGCAAAGAAAAAATAAACCTAAATCCTTTAAATCAAAGTTATGTAAACAAATATCAGAAAGAAAATATAGTATTGTAA
- the panD gene encoding aspartate 1-decarboxylase → MIIEILKSKIHRVKVTQAELHYVGSITIDEDLMDAASIIANEKVQIVNNNNGERFETYVIRGERGTGTVCLNGATARKVQVGDILIIMSYGSLPIAEAKKYVPILVFPDDNNRLLV, encoded by the coding sequence ATGATTATCGAGATTTTAAAATCGAAAATACACCGTGTTAAAGTAACACAGGCCGAATTACATTATGTAGGCAGTATTACTATCGACGAAGATTTGATGGATGCTGCAAGCATTATAGCAAATGAGAAAGTACAGATCGTGAACAATAATAATGGCGAGCGTTTTGAAACTTATGTGATCAGGGGAGAACGAGGCACTGGAACTGTTTGTTTAAACGGTGCAACAGCCAGAAAAGTTCAGGTTGGCGATATACTCATTATTATGTCTTATGGCTCTTTACCTATTGCAGAGGCTAAAAAATATGTGCCAATCTTAGTCTTTCCAGACGATAACAACCGACTTTTGGTATAA